A portion of the Granulosicoccus antarcticus IMCC3135 genome contains these proteins:
- a CDS encoding ABC transporter permease: MMSKIPVSALLGILLTSLFLLTALFAPWLAPYGIAEVVGDVWEPISTSHLMGTDNLGRDLLSRMIFGARTTIFIALMATALSFTLGSVLGLTAAVIGGWFDQILSRFVDLLMSIPTLIFALVILSVLPSNLLTLILVMGTLDATRVYRLSRAVAVDINVMEFVEAARLRGEGRLWIVFREILPNALTPLIAELGLRFIFQVLFLSALSFLGLGIQPPEADWGGMVKENKDGIIFGIGAALIPAAAIAILAISVNLVADWVLNRTTDLKGGRSGQ, encoded by the coding sequence ATGATGTCCAAAATACCCGTCAGTGCCCTGTTGGGAATACTGCTGACCAGCCTGTTCTTGCTAACCGCCCTGTTCGCGCCCTGGCTCGCACCCTATGGCATCGCAGAAGTTGTCGGCGATGTCTGGGAACCTATATCCACGAGCCATTTGATGGGCACAGACAATCTGGGACGTGATCTGCTATCGCGCATGATATTCGGTGCCCGTACAACCATATTCATTGCCCTGATGGCCACCGCTCTTTCCTTCACACTCGGCTCGGTTCTGGGATTGACAGCAGCTGTCATCGGCGGCTGGTTCGATCAGATACTGTCCCGTTTCGTGGATCTGCTGATGTCGATTCCTACGCTGATATTCGCACTGGTCATACTCTCTGTTCTGCCATCGAATCTGCTGACCCTTATTCTGGTCATGGGTACACTGGACGCAACCCGTGTCTATCGACTATCACGGGCTGTGGCTGTTGATATCAATGTCATGGAATTTGTCGAGGCCGCCCGCCTGCGTGGCGAGGGTCGACTCTGGATCGTCTTTCGAGAAATCCTGCCCAATGCCCTGACGCCGTTGATTGCAGAGCTGGGCTTGCGCTTTATCTTCCAGGTGCTGTTCCTGTCGGCACTGTCGTTTCTCGGCCTGGGCATACAGCCGCCAGAAGCTGACTGGGGCGGCATGGTCAAAGAGAACAAGGATGGAATAATATTCGGCATAGGGGCAGCTTTGATACCAGCTGCGGCTATCGCCATACTGGCCATTTCGGTCAATCTGGTAGCGGACTGGGTGCTCAACCGCA